Proteins from a genomic interval of Drosophila melanogaster chromosome 2R:
- the Prx6b gene encoding peroxiredoxin 6b — protein sequence MRLGQTVPNFEADTTKGPIKFHEWQGNSWVVLFSHPADFTPVCTTELGRIAVHQPEFAKRNTKCLAHSVDALNSHVDWVNDIKSYCLDIPGDFPYPIIADPTRDLAVTLGMLDEEQKKDPEVGKTIRALFIISPDHKVRLSMFYPMSTGRNVDEILRTIDSLQLTDRLKVVATPANWTPGTKVMILPTVTDEEAHKLFPKGFDKVSMPSGVNYVRTTENY from the exons ATGCGTTTGGGACAGACCGTACCTAACTTCGAGGCCGACACAACCAAGGGGCCCATTAAATTCCACGAGTGGCAGGGCAACTC CTGGGTGGTGCTCTTCTCTCACCCCGCCGACTTCACTCCCGTCTGCACCACTGAGCTGGGCAGGATTGCGGTGCACCAGCCGGAGTTTGCCAAGCGGAACACCAAGTGCCTGGCGCATTCCGTTGACGCATTGAACTCGCACGTGGACTGGGTGAACGACATCAAGAGCTATTGCCTGGACATTCCCGGGGACTTCCCCTACCCGATCATCGCCGACCCTACTCGCGACCTGGCCGTCACCCTGGGCATGCTCGACGAGGAGCAGAAGAAGGATCCCGAGGTGGGTAAGACCATCCGCGCCCTGTTCATCATCAGTCCGGACCATAAGGTGCGCCTCTCCATGTTTTACCCCATGTCCACTGGTCGCAACGTTGA CGAGATTCTGAGGACCATTGACTCCCTGCAGCTGACTGATCGCCTCAAGGTGGTGGCCACTCCCGCCAACTGGACC CCTGGCACTAAGGTCATGATCCTGCCCACTGTCACCGATGAGGAGGCTCATAAACTCTTCCCCAAGGGATTTGATAAGGTATCCATGCCCTCTGGAGTAAACTACGTCCGCACCACTGAGAACTATTAA
- the CG12896 gene encoding uncharacterized protein codes for MRLGQTVPNFEADTTKGPIKFHEWQGNSWVVLFSHPADFTPVCTTELGRIAVHQPEFAKRNTKCLAHSVDALNSHVDWVNDIKSYCLDIPGDFPYPIIADPTRDLAVTLGMLDEEQKKDPEVGKTIRALFIISPDHKVRLSMFYPMSTGRNVDEILRTIDSLQLTDRLKVVATPANWTPGTKVMILPSVTDDEAHKLFPKGFDKVSMPSGVNYVRTTENY; via the exons ATGCGTTTGGGACAGACCGTACCTAACTTCGAGGCCGACACAACCAAGGGGCCCATTAAATTCCACGAGTGGCAGGGCAACTC CTGGGTGGTGCTCTTCTCTCACCCCGCCGACTTCACTCCCGTCTGCACCACTGAGCTGGGCAGGATTGCGGTGCACCAGCCGGAGTTTGCCAAGCGGAACACCAAGTGCCTGGCGCATTCCGTTGACGCATTGAACTCGCACGTGGACTGGGTGAACGACATCAAGAGCTATTGCCTGGACATTCCCGGGGACTTCCCCTACCCGATCATCGCCGACCCTACTCGCGACCTGGCCGTCACCCTGGGCATGCTCGACGAGGAGCAGAAGAAGGATCCCGAGGTGGGTAAGACCATCCGCGCCCTGTTCATCATCAGTCCGGACCATAAGGTGCGCCTCTCCATGTTTTACCCCATGTCCACTGGTCGCAACGTTGA CGAGATTCTGAGGACCATTGACTCCCTGCAGCTGACTGATCGCCTCAAGGTGGTGGCCACTCCCGCCAACTGGACC CCTGGCACTAAGGTCATGATCCTGCCCAGTGTCACCGATGACGAGGCTCATAAACTCTTCCCCAAGGGATTTGATAAAGTATCCATGCCATCTGGAGTAAACTACGTTCGCACCACTGAGAACTATTAA
- the CG33474 gene encoding uncharacterized protein, isoform A encodes MAKFINEIGELLDSCRAREVLMEVLCQSAQLVIGYQINQSPDLNNVGSEDSGEPPVLRYTVDSELHDYEPDRITALLTVMSNTVDLLFYPVDTICWLASHKVFDVKKQKTWRFVNSLLSMVSAYLNVVRISRIFLQDGYKLSHFDVVSLAHFLFDLLHNICSLPRSYLWGMKHSSLYLGVIGTVSAGLGICQILTKRRLTK; translated from the coding sequence ATGGCAAAGTTTATAAATGAGATCGGTGAACTTCTTGATTCCTGTAGAGCCCGAGAGGTTTTGATGGAGGTATTATGCCAAAGTGCCCAATTGGTAATAGGATACCAAATCAATCAGAGTCCAGACCTAAACAATGTGGGTTCAGAAGACTCTGGGGAGCCACCTGTGCTTCGGTACACTGTGGACAGCGAACTGCACGACTATGAACCAGATCGCATTACGGCTCTATTGACGGTGATGTCAAATACGGTGGATCTGCTTTTCTATCCCGTAGACACCATTTGCTGGCTGGCCAGTCACAAAGTTTTCGATGTCAAAAAACAGAAGACCTGGCGCTTTGTGAACTCGTTACTCAGCATGGTCTCTGCATACCTAAACGTCGTGAGAATTTCAAGAATTTTCTTACAAGATGGCTATAAACTAAGTCACTTCGATGTTGTGTCCCTTGCACACTTTTTATTCGATCTGCTTCACAACATCTGCAGTTTACCAAGGAGTTACCTGTGGGGCATGAAGCATTCATCCCTTTACTTGGGAGTTATTGGCACCGTTTCTGCTGGACTGGGAATTTGCCAGATTTTGACCAAAAGAAGGCTGACCAAGTAG
- the CG11825 gene encoding uncharacterized protein, isoform A, giving the protein MSSNSLFETDEDVAQANKLSRKVKESPFMLVGIAGFVAAGLIGAYKYRNRGSMSTSVFLMQLRVAAQGTVVGCLTAGLAYTMAKEYLLHEEPKSNTRPDE; this is encoded by the coding sequence ATGAGTTCCAATTCTCTATTCGAAACCGACGAAGATGTCGCTCAGGCAAACAAGTTATCCCGAAAAGTGAAGGAGTCCCCCTTTATGCTGGTGGGTATTGCCGGATTCGTGGCCGCAGGTTTGATTGGAGCCTACAAATATCGGAACCGAGGCAGCATGAGCACCAGCGTCTTTCTGATGCAGTTGCGTGTGGCTGCCCAGGGAACCGTCGTTGGATGTTTGACAGCCGGATTGGCGTACACCATGGCCAAGGAGTACCTGCTCCACGAGGAACCGAAAAGCAATACCAGGCCAGACGAATAA
- the CG11825 gene encoding uncharacterized protein, isoform D, which yields MLVGIAGFVAAGLIGAYKYRNRGSMSTSVFLMQLRVAAQGTVVGCLTAGLAYTMAKEYLLHEEPKSNTRPDE from the coding sequence ATGCTGGTGGGTATTGCCGGATTCGTGGCCGCAGGTTTGATTGGAGCCTACAAATATCGGAACCGAGGCAGCATGAGCACCAGCGTCTTTCTGATGCAGTTGCGTGTGGCTGCCCAGGGAACCGTCGTTGGATGTTTGACAGCCGGATTGGCGTACACCATGGCCAAGGAGTACCTGCTCCACGAGGAACCGAAAAGCAATACCAGGCCAGACGAATAA
- the Prx6c gene encoding peroxiredoxin 6c, whose translation MRLGQTVPNFEADTTKGPIKFHEWQGNSWVVLFSHPADFTPVCTTELGRIAVHQPEFAKRNTKCLAHSVDALNSHVDWVNDIKSYCLDIPGDFPYPIIADPTRDLAVSLGMLDEEQKKDPEVGKTIRALFIISPDHKVRLSMFYPMSTGRNVDEILRTIDSLQLTDRLKVVATPANWTPGTKVMILPTVTDEEAHKLFPKGFDKVSMPSGVNYVRTTDNY comes from the exons ATGCGTTTGGGACAGACCGTACCTAACTTCGAGGCCGACACAACCAAGGGGCCCATTAAATTCCACGAGTGGCAGGGCAACTC CTGGGTGGTGCTCTTCTCTCACCCCGCCGACTTTACTCCCGTCTGCACCACTGAGCTGGGCAGGATTGCGGTGCACCAGCCGGAGTTTGCCAAGCGGAACACCAAGTGCCTGGCACATTCCGTTGACGCATTGAACTCGCACGTGGACTGGGTGAACGACATCAAGAGCTATTGCCTGGACATTCCCGGGGACTTCCCCTACCCGATCATCGCCGACCCTACTCGCGACCTGGCCGTCAGCCTGGGCATGCTCGACGAGGAGCAGAAGAAGGATCCCGAGGTGGGCAAGACCATCCGCGCCCTGTTCATCATCAGTCCGGACCATAAGGTGCGCCTCTCCATGTTCTACCCCATGTCCACTGGTCGCAACGTTGA CGAGATTCTGAGGACCATTGACTCCCTCCAGCTGACTGATCGCCTCAAGGTGGTGGCCACTCCCGCCAACTGGACC CCTGGCACTAAGGTCATGATCCTGCCCACTGTCACCGATGAAGAGGCTCATAAACTCTTCCCCAAGGGATTTGATAAGGTATCCATGCCGTCTGGAGTAAACTACGTCCGCACCACTGACAACTACTGA
- the CG11825 gene encoding uncharacterized protein, isoform C, whose protein sequence is MYIHISENNTVAISLTDRLKASKLTRRGNKFSNLFKMSSNSLFETDEDVAQANKLSRKVKESPFMLVGIAGFVAAGLIGAYKYRNRGSMSTSVFLMQLRVAAQGTVVGCLTAGLAYTMAKEYLLHEEPKSNTRPDE, encoded by the exons atgtacatacatatcagTGAAAACAACACTGTCGCTATCTCGCTCACTGATCGTCTCAAAGCAA GCAAACTAACAAGAAGAGGGAACAAGTTTTCTAACCTATTCAAAATGAGTTCCAATTCTCTATTCGAAACCGACGAAGATGTCGCTCAGGCAAACAAGTTATCCCGAAAAGTGAAGGAGTCCCCCTTTATGCTGGTGGGTATTGCCGGATTCGTGGCCGCAGGTTTGATTGGAGCCTACAAATATCGGAACCGAGGCAGCATGAGCACCAGCGTCTTTCTGATGCAGTTGCGTGTGGCTGCCCAGGGAACCGTCGTTGGATGTTTGACAGCCGGATTGGCGTACACCATGGCCAAGGAGTACCTGCTCCACGAGGAACCGAAAAGCAATACCAGGCCAGACGAATAA